The genomic window TGCAGGCTGGAAAACAGAAAATCGTGCACCATACGGCCATCACGAAAACGCACTTCGTGTTTGGTTGGGTGAACGTTGACATCCACAACATCCGGATCGAGATCCAGATACAGCACGAAGACCGGATGGCGGCCGTTGTAGAGCACATCCCGATACGCCTGGCGCACAGCGTGTGCCACCAGGCGATCCCGCACGACGCGGCCGTTAACAAAGAAATACTGCTGGTCAGCCTGGGAACGGGAGTGGGTGGGCAGGCCAACCCAGCCAGACAGACGCAGCGAACCGGCCTGACGCTCGATATAACGGGCATGTTCAATGAAATTGCGCCTGAGCAGTGAGGCTATCCGGCGTTCACGAGCCGCTGCTGAATCCACCGCCGGTAGCTGATGCACCACTTTCTGGTTATGCCTTAGCACCCAGCCAATGTCATAGCGTGAAAGCGCCTGGCGGCGAAACGCTTCCTCAACGTGGGCAAACTCGGTTTTTTCAGTGCGCAGAAACTTACGCCGTGCTGGCGTATTGAAGAACAGATCGCGTACGCTGACGCTGGTACCCCGCGGGTGAGGTGCAGGCGACACGCGTGCCTCCATGCTGCGTCCTTCTGCTACCACCCGCCAGCCATCGGTAGGGTCTTCGGAGGCATTAGACACCAGCTCGAGGCGGGAAACAGAGCTGATTGAGGCCAGCGCCTCGCCGCGAAACCCTAGCGAACTGACGCCCTCCAGATCCTCTAGGCTGCCAATCTTGCTGGTGGCGTGCCGCGCCAGCGCCAGCGGCAAGTCCTGCTGACCAATGCCAATACCATCGTCACGCACCTTGATCAGGCGAGCGCCGCCCTGCTCAATGTCCACCTCGATACGATGACTACCGGCATCAATGGCATTCTCGATCAATTCCTTGGTCACTGACGCCGGGCGCTCGACCACTTCGCCAGCAGCAATCTGGTTAGCAAGGCGCGCATCCAGTACCTGAATACGCGTTACCGGCGTTTGCGCTGCAGACGCCACCTGAGTATCGGACACAATCACCTCGTGTTTAAAACCTTCTCAGAACCTTCTCAGAAACTTCAGACATATCGTCGGTACCAAAGCCGATTTGTCCGACGTTATCCAGTACAGGAAAGCGGCTCAAGAGCGCGGAATACGTAGCACTTGCCCGACGCGGATCACGTCACCGTTGAGGTTATTGACCTGCTTCAACTGGGGCAGCGGCACTCCGTGACGCGCGGCAATGGTTGAAAGCGTGTCGCCAGTTTCAATGCGGTACTCGTTACCTTGCGGGTTGCGCTGATTATCCCGCTGCCAGGCCAGCAGGCTGGCCGGTGGCGGGTTGCGCTCAAAGTGAGCGCGCAGACCACTGAACACCGCCGTGGCAATATTTTCCTGATGCCGCGCTGTTTTCAGACGACGCTCTTCCTCAGGGTTGGAAATAAACCCGGCTTCAATCAGCAAGGAAGGAATATCCGGCGACTTGAGCACCATAAAGCCGGCCTGCTCGACCCGCGACTTATGAAGCCGGTTAATCCTGCCCAACTGATCCAGCACCTGCCCGCCAATCGACAGGGAATCGTTAAGGGTAGCCGTCATGGTCAGATCTAGCAGTACGCCGCGTAACACATGATCCTTGTCCTTCAACGACAGGCTGCCATCTACGCCGCCGATCAGGTCTGAACGGTTTTCGCTGTCGGCCAGCCACTGGGCCGTTTCGGAGGTGGCACCGCGCTGCGAAAGCGCATACACGGAGCTGCCGTTGGGGCGAGGGCTGGTAAAGGCATCGGCATGGATAGACACAAAGAAGTCAGCTTTCTGGTCGCGGGCCAGCTGGGTGCGCTGGCGCAAACCAATGTAATAGTCGCCATCGCGAATCATCACCGCTCGAAACCCGGGTGTCGCGTTAATCTGCGCGGCCAGACGCTGGCTGATCTGCAGCACAATATCCTTTTCCCGTGTACCCTTAGGCCCAATTGCGCCTGGGTCCTCCCCACCGTGACCAGGATCAACGGCAATAATGATTTTCCGGCGCGGATGTGGCTGCGCCTCTCGGTCGACTACTTCTTCGGAAACTGTCGGTGGGCTGCCACTGGCCGCCGCTTCAACTTTAGAGCGCTGCGCTTCAATTTCCTGCTCGCGAACCAGTGACTCTATTGGATCAATCGGATTTTCAACCGGCGCCTCTCCCGGGTATTCAAGGTCCACCACCAGACGATGACCGTACTGATCATTGGGCGACAGCATAAAATGACGTGGCGATACTTCCCGGTCAAGATCCAGAACAATGCGCAGATCCGTGCCGTTA from Halomonas sp. CH40 includes these protein-coding regions:
- the mutL gene encoding DNA mismatch repair endonuclease MutL, which translates into the protein MSDTQVASAAQTPVTRIQVLDARLANQIAAGEVVERPASVTKELIENAIDAGSHRIEVDIEQGGARLIKVRDDGIGIGQQDLPLALARHATSKIGSLEDLEGVSSLGFRGEALASISSVSRLELVSNASEDPTDGWRVVAEGRSMEARVSPAPHPRGTSVSVRDLFFNTPARRKFLRTEKTEFAHVEEAFRRQALSRYDIGWVLRHNQKVVHQLPAVDSAAARERRIASLLRRNFIEHARYIERQAGSLRLSGWVGLPTHSRSQADQQYFFVNGRVVRDRLVAHAVRQAYRDVLYNGRHPVFVLYLDLDPDVVDVNVHPTKHEVRFRDGRMVHDFLFSSLHHCLAHTQPHEAAENQDVNNQGADSQGADSHSIDNPPMDAGSDQTGAAQQGGDTSTPSAPEARWEQQGMALSSHGERHPGAARVRRFMQGYQALHPDHEASLLTPQTRASENATPDPEHQVNEQPLANLMPAEDPTAAPPLGYALGQLHGVYILAQNQEGLVVVDMHAAHERIVYERMKTQWGQNGIDTQPLLVPASLAASRGEVATVESEQAAIAQLGIEIDIAGPETLLVRQLPALLANADPEPLVRSLLDELARFGRSQQVEARIQALLSTMACHGSVRANRRLTLDEMNALLRDMESTERSDQCNHGRPTWTQMNMKALDKLFLRGQ
- a CDS encoding N-acetylmuramoyl-L-alanine amidase, coding for MWLLLSITGKALAADVESMRLWAAPDHARLVFDLSRPGSATVFELDSPSRLVIDLDNSQLETDISTLPLEGSAISSIRSGVRNGTDLRIVLDLDREVSPRHFMLSPNDQYGHRLVVDLEYPGEAPVENPIDPIESLVREQEIEAQRSKVEAAASGSPPTVSEEVVDREAQPHPRRKIIIAVDPGHGGEDPGAIGPKGTREKDIVLQISQRLAAQINATPGFRAVMIRDGDYYIGLRQRTQLARDQKADFFVSIHADAFTSPRPNGSSVYALSQRGATSETAQWLADSENRSDLIGGVDGSLSLKDKDHVLRGVLLDLTMTATLNDSLSIGGQVLDQLGRINRLHKSRVEQAGFMVLKSPDIPSLLIEAGFISNPEEERRLKTARHQENIATAVFSGLRAHFERNPPPASLLAWQRDNQRNPQGNEYRIETGDTLSTIAARHGVPLPQLKQVNNLNGDVIRVGQVLRIPRS